The following coding sequences are from one Dromaius novaehollandiae isolate bDroNov1 chromosome 24, bDroNov1.hap1, whole genome shotgun sequence window:
- the PERM1 gene encoding PGC-1 and ERR-induced regulator in muscle protein 1 has product MDNFEYSIQLSDRDWAEFYLASEECSLMPAALATAEEQCLSDIEQGDGVPGRDCRASANRQTAARAGSGPGPGMGSSPPRGVPRDASPRRPAGGQLALPEVLSGSEDEMDLGSASRFRRGRDEPGHPRAALPMPSRQGRQLPCAPTAALAGPAGGAAESSPGQEAACETAVLRSASEEGAASSSRAMEPHTLAGGSAPAQEGGTGGEQPSSSLAAARHGPPGHSSSPALSAPLDGSARKRPSSAPCSEPGLWGPPSELTPSPALETSPQTAPRVPGSPGREDLRGEKAWTEPSSAGGSPEVVRPKTPAQPRKSRKQRGASAAEVTHEDREPAGAVAQGGLVPTKVPLSSPLLSRKSRGKEKAAKPGSEEAEQSKRPASGPGADKGALAVSTAPDQQAKETGLQLLGKGKVTKRSKPGLAGDSGVRDTVPPILARGAAALQGDACQDDTGKPLDPESVAVFGGDAAAQAHGEPAAKTPGALGPPCFAVEGSARENTLDVTWPEMYDYLFCDSQGEEEGVGNPVEGETIPLEREISLPELYEYFFNEPEGNRKKVKGKDRKRKKFSSLDRARLQNEDPGSTPVKESLVISVPEVYEHFFVDGPRNRGGWRGIFLTTPASEVKKAVGALKLLLQRPMHLIRGQVPAPHTLVRRGSGEKLPLVPLSPLGRGQARPEGLDMAVALTGRPEAPLALTHKDMCLVFCAFASWAVKTSDLQAPDAWKTMFLATFGTLSAIRYFRRQVREGHHQT; this is encoded by the exons ATGGATAACTTCGAGTACAGCATCCAGCTGAGCGACAGGGACTGGGCTGAGTTCTACTTGGCTTCGGAGGAATGCAGCTTGATGCCGGCCGCCCTGGCCACGGCCGAGGAGCAGTGCCTCAGTGACATTGAACAAGGGGACGGCGTGCCTGGAAGGGACTGCCGAGCCAGCGCAAACAGGCAGACGGCAGCGAGGGCGGGCAGCGGGCCAGGGCCTGGCATGGGAAGCTCTCCCCCACGTGGGGTCCCCCGAGacgcctccccgcgccggcccgcTGGCGGGCAGCTCGCCCTGCCGGAGGTGCTCTCGGGCAGTGAGGACGAGATGGACCTGGGCTCGGCCAGCAGGTTTCGGCGTGGGCGCGACGAGCCCGGCCACCCGCGGGCTGCGCTGCCGATGCCCAGCAGGCAGGGGCGgcagctgccctgtgcccccaCGGCTGCCCTTGCCGGCCCGGCTGGTGGTGCGGCGGAGAGCAgcccggggcaggaggcagcGTGTGAAACGGCGGTGCTGCGGTCTGCCTCGGAGGAAGGAGCAGCGAGCAGCAGCCGGGCCATGGAGCCTCACACCCTTGCAGGAGGCAGTGCCCCAGCCCAGGAGGGGGGCACAGGAGGGGAGCAGCCCTcaagcagcctggcagcagcacgGCATGGCCCACCAGGGCACAGCAGCTCTCCGGCATTGTCAGCCCCCCTGGATGGTTCAGCAAGGAAGAGACCTAGCAGCGCTCCCTGCTCAGAGCCCGGGCTGTGGGGACCCCCGAGCGAGCTCACCCCGAGCCCTGCCCTGGAGACTTCACCACAGACTGCTCCCAGGGTGCCAGGCTCCCCTGGGCGGGAGGACCTGAGAGGGGAGAAAGCCTGGACTGAGCCAAGCTCTGCTGGTGGCTCCCCGGAGGTTGTGAGGCCCAAGACGCCGGCACAGCCGAGAAAGAGCCGTAAGCAACGTGGAGCAAGCGCTGCAGAGGTCACCCATGAAGACAGGGAGCCTGCAGGGGCTGTGGCTCAGGGGGGTCTGGTACCCACTAAGGTACCTCTGTCTTCGCCACTGTTGTCACggaagagcagagggaaggaaaaggcagccAAGCCAGGGAGTGAGGAGGCAGAGCAGAGTAAAAGACCAGCATCTGGCCCTGGAGCAGACAAGGGAGCTCTTGCTGTGAGCACTGCCCCAGACCAGCAGGCAAAGGAGACagggctgcagctcctggggaaggggaaggtgaCGAAGCGCTCAAAGCCCGGGCTGGCTGGGGACTCAGGCGTACGTGACACTGTGCCACCGATTCttgccagaggagctgctgctctgcagggagatGCATGCCAGGACGACACTGGGAAGCCACTTGATCCTGAGAGTGTGGCAGTATTTGGAGGGGATGCTGCTGCACAAGCTCATGgggagccagcagccaagacccctGGGGCGCTGGGCCCCCCTTGCTTTGCAGTGGAGGGCTCTGCAAGGGAAAACACCCTTGACGTGACTTGGCCCGAGATGTATGACTATTTGTTCTGTGACTCCCAAGGGGAAGAAGAAGGAGTGGGGAACCCAGTGGAGGGGGAGACAATACCCTTGGAAAGGGAAATATCTTTGCCTGAACTGTATGAATATTTTTTCAATGAGCctgaaggaaacaggaaaaaagtcaaGGGTAAAGACAGGAAGCGAAAGAAGTTCAGCAGCTTGGACCGAGCTCGGCTGCAAAATGAGGACCCTGGCTCAACTCCAGTCAAAGAGTCCTTGGTTATCTCCGTCCCTGAGGTGTATGAACACTTCTTTGTTGATGGGCCTCGGAACAGGGGGGGCTGGAGAGGGATTTTCCTAACCACTCCAGCCTCTGAGGTGAAGAAAGCTGTAGGGGCTTTGAAGTTGCTCCTGCAAAGGCCAATGCATCTCATCAGAGGCCAGGTCCCAGCTCCCCATACTCTCGTGCGGAGAGGATCCGGAGAGAAGCTCCCCCTCGTCCCATTGTCCCCGCTGGGAAGAGGCCAGGCACGGCCGGAAGGTCTAGACATGGCCGTTGCACTGACAG GGAGGCCCGAGGCTCCGCTGGCTCTGACCCACAAGGACATGTGCCTCGTCTTCTGTGCCTTTGCCTCCTGGGCAGTAAAGACCTCCGATCTGCAGGCTCCGGATGCATGGAAGACTA TGTTCCTGGCAACTTTTGGCACGCTTTCTGCCATCCGCTACTTCAGAAGGCAGGTCAGAGAAGGACACCACCAGACCTAG